One genomic segment of Pedobacter endophyticus includes these proteins:
- the clpP gene encoding ATP-dependent Clp endopeptidase proteolytic subunit ClpP, with protein sequence MNIDSQEFRKFAVKHQGIGGLHVDKFIAQANLNPQNMTPYIIEERQLNVAQMDVFSRLMMDRIIFLGDAIHDQNANIIQAQLLFLQSTDADRDIQIYINSPGGSVYAGLGIYDTMQYIQPDVATICTGMAASMGAVLLVAGAKGKRAALPHSRVMIHQPSGGAQGVASDMEINLREMLKLKKELYDIIAEHSGQTYDWVEKASDRDYWMTADEAKGFGMVDEVLSRNAKKDGETK encoded by the coding sequence ATGAACATTGACTCACAAGAATTCAGAAAATTTGCCGTTAAACACCAGGGGATTGGCGGCCTACACGTAGATAAATTTATTGCCCAGGCCAACTTAAATCCACAGAATATGACACCTTACATCATTGAGGAACGTCAGTTAAATGTGGCCCAAATGGACGTTTTTTCGAGGTTGATGATGGATCGAATCATTTTTTTAGGTGATGCCATTCACGATCAAAACGCCAACATTATCCAGGCTCAATTGTTGTTTCTACAATCAACAGATGCTGATAGAGACATTCAGATCTATATCAACTCGCCGGGCGGATCTGTTTACGCTGGTTTGGGTATTTACGATACCATGCAATATATTCAGCCCGATGTAGCAACAATTTGCACAGGTATGGCCGCGTCAATGGGTGCTGTGTTATTGGTTGCCGGCGCAAAAGGTAAACGTGCAGCGTTGCCACACTCAAGAGTAATGATTCACCAACCATCTGGCGGTGCACAAGGTGTAGCTTCTGATATGGAAATCAACTTGAGAGAAATGTTGAAACTGAAAAAAGAATTATACGATATCATTGCTGAACACTCTGGCCAAACTTACGATTGGGTAGAGAAAGCTTCAGATCGCGATTACTGGATGACGGCCGATGAGGCAAAAGGATTTGGTATGGTTGATGAGGTGTTATCGAGAAACGCGAAAAAAGATGGCGAAACAAAATAA
- the clpX gene encoding ATP-dependent Clp protease ATP-binding subunit ClpX, translated as MAKQNKDSRCSFCHSGKHETLMLIEGMDAFICDKCVTQANQLLAQELGTKGTKNIQEAINLLKPLEIKQHLDQYVIGQDDAKKVLSVAVYNHYKRLNQKVDKDEIEIEKSNIMLVGETGTGKTLLAKTIAKILHVPFCICDATVLTEAGYVGEDVESILTRLLQAADYDVTSAERGIVYIDEVDKVARKSDNPSITRDVSGEGVQQALLKILEGTVVNVPPQGGRKHPDQKMIPVNTNNILFICGGAFDGIERKIANRLRTQAVGYKVKKDEAVLDLKNLYKYITPQDLKSFGLIPELIGRIPVLSHLNPLDKESLRNILTAPKNSLIKQYVKLFAYEDVKLVFEEEVLDFIVDKAMEYKLGARGLRSICEAIMLDAMFDTPTQKDVKELVINLDYAVEKFEKADFKKLQAA; from the coding sequence ATGGCGAAACAAAATAAAGATTCCCGTTGCTCATTCTGTCATTCTGGCAAGCATGAAACATTAATGTTAATTGAAGGTATGGATGCGTTTATCTGCGATAAATGTGTAACCCAGGCCAATCAACTGCTTGCTCAGGAATTAGGAACCAAAGGGACAAAAAATATTCAGGAGGCAATAAACTTATTGAAGCCCCTTGAAATTAAGCAGCATCTTGATCAATATGTAATTGGTCAGGATGACGCAAAAAAGGTATTATCCGTTGCCGTTTACAACCATTATAAACGTTTGAATCAAAAAGTTGATAAAGACGAGATCGAGATTGAGAAATCAAACATCATGTTGGTTGGCGAAACCGGAACCGGTAAAACGCTTTTGGCAAAAACGATAGCAAAAATTTTGCACGTACCTTTTTGTATTTGCGATGCAACCGTTTTAACCGAGGCTGGCTACGTAGGTGAAGATGTAGAAAGCATTTTGACCCGCTTGTTGCAAGCTGCAGATTACGATGTTACCTCCGCCGAACGCGGTATTGTTTATATCGATGAAGTTGATAAGGTTGCACGTAAAAGTGACAATCCATCCATTACACGCGATGTTTCCGGAGAAGGTGTTCAGCAAGCTTTATTGAAGATTTTGGAAGGAACTGTTGTAAACGTACCTCCACAGGGCGGACGTAAGCATCCCGACCAGAAAATGATTCCGGTAAATACGAACAACATTCTGTTTATTTGTGGAGGAGCTTTTGACGGTATCGAGCGCAAAATTGCAAACCGTTTGCGTACACAGGCCGTAGGTTACAAAGTGAAGAAAGATGAGGCCGTTCTCGATCTTAAAAATCTTTACAAGTACATTACCCCGCAGGATCTAAAATCATTTGGTCTAATCCCCGAACTGATCGGTCGTATTCCGGTGCTCTCTCACTTAAATCCGTTGGATAAAGAATCGTTGAGAAACATTTTAACGGCACCAAAAAACTCGCTTATTAAACAATACGTTAAGCTTTTTGCTTACGAAGACGTTAAATTGGTTTTTGAAGAAGAAGTGTTAGATTTTATTGTTGATAAAGCAATGGAATATAAGCTAGGCGCACGTGGATTGCGGTCAATTTGCGAAGCGATTATGCTCGATGCCATGTTCGACACGCCGACGCAGAAAGATGTGAAGGAGCTGGTGATCAACCTCGATTATGCCGTGGAGAAATTTGAAAAGGCCGATTTCAAGAAGTTGCAGGCCGCATAA
- a CDS encoding AMP nucleosidase codes for MNEEKDIKKNEAIVEKPKKVKEVESPVKTGLKSKEEIVKNWLPRYTGRPLNQFGDYILLTNFSKYVSMFSEWNDNAPIMGLDKPMQSVTANGITIINFGMGSPLAATMMDLLTAIKPKAVLFLGKCGGLKKKNQLGDLILPIAAIRGEGTSNDYLPAEVPALPAFALQKAISTTIRDHGRDYWTGTCYTTNRRVWEHDKDFKRYLKTLRAMAVDMETATIFTTAFANKIPAGALLLVSDQPMIPEGVKTAESDSSVTEKYVETHLRIGIDSLKQLINNGLTVKHLLF; via the coding sequence ATGAATGAAGAAAAAGATATAAAAAAAAATGAAGCGATTGTTGAAAAACCGAAGAAGGTAAAAGAAGTAGAAAGTCCGGTAAAAACGGGCCTGAAATCCAAAGAAGAAATTGTTAAAAATTGGCTTCCGCGTTATACGGGCAGGCCGCTAAACCAGTTTGGCGATTACATATTGCTTACCAATTTCAGTAAGTATGTAAGTATGTTTTCCGAATGGAACGACAATGCGCCAATTATGGGTTTAGATAAGCCAATGCAAAGCGTTACCGCCAACGGCATTACCATTATAAATTTTGGAATGGGAAGCCCTTTGGCAGCCACCATGATGGATTTGCTAACTGCCATTAAGCCAAAAGCAGTTTTGTTTTTGGGCAAATGTGGCGGCTTAAAGAAAAAGAACCAATTGGGAGATTTGATTTTGCCGATAGCCGCCATAAGGGGAGAGGGAACATCGAACGATTACCTCCCCGCAGAAGTGCCCGCGTTGCCGGCGTTCGCGTTACAGAAGGCCATATCAACTACCATTCGCGATCATGGCCGTGATTATTGGACAGGCACCTGTTACACCACCAACCGCAGGGTTTGGGAGCACGACAAAGATTTTAAAAGATACCTGAAAACGTTGCGTGCAATGGCCGTAGATATGGAAACCGCCACTATTTTTACAACGGCATTTGCCAACAAAATTCCCGCCGGAGCATTACTTTTGGTATCTGATCAGCCGATGATTCCTGAAGGCGTCAAAACAGCCGAAAGCGACAGCAGCGTAACGGAAAAATATGTCGAAACACATTTAAGAATTGGAATTGATTCGTTAAAGCAGTTGATTAACAACGGTTTAACAGTGAAGCACTTGCTGTTTTAG
- a CDS encoding sigma-70 family RNA polymerase sigma factor, whose product MRQLKITQSITNRESQSLDKYLHEIGKVDLITAEEEVILARKIREGDQAALERLTKTNLRFVVSVAKQYQNQGLTLGDLINEGNLGLIKAAKRFDETKGFKFISYAVWWIRQSILQAIAEQSRIVRLPLNQVGSLSKISKAFSKLEQEYEREPSPEELADILETTVDKISDTLSNSGRHVSMDAPFVQGEENTLLDVLENHEPNTDSSLINESLSEEIKRSLSTLTEREREIIVLFFGLGSNHPLSLEEIGEKFNLTRERVRQIKDKALQRLRHTSRSKILKSYLG is encoded by the coding sequence ATGAGACAACTCAAGATAACGCAATCCATTACCAATCGCGAAAGTCAATCTTTGGATAAGTACTTACACGAAATTGGTAAAGTAGACTTAATAACAGCAGAGGAAGAGGTAATTTTAGCAAGGAAGATTCGTGAAGGCGATCAGGCTGCATTAGAGCGATTAACTAAAACTAACTTACGTTTCGTTGTATCTGTTGCAAAACAATATCAAAATCAAGGTTTAACTTTAGGAGATTTAATTAACGAAGGTAACCTGGGATTAATTAAGGCGGCGAAACGTTTCGATGAAACCAAGGGTTTCAAGTTTATTTCTTATGCGGTTTGGTGGATTCGTCAATCGATTTTGCAGGCTATTGCCGAGCAAAGCCGTATTGTGCGTTTACCTTTAAACCAGGTGGGTTCGTTAAGTAAAATCAGCAAGGCTTTCTCTAAATTAGAGCAAGAATATGAGCGTGAACCGTCGCCTGAAGAATTGGCAGATATTTTGGAGACCACGGTAGATAAAATCTCTGACACGCTGAGTAACTCTGGCCGCCACGTATCAATGGATGCTCCATTTGTGCAAGGTGAAGAAAATACGTTGTTGGATGTATTGGAAAATCACGAGCCAAATACCGACAGTTCATTAATCAACGAGTCGCTATCAGAAGAAATCAAACGTTCTCTCTCTACATTAACAGAAAGAGAAAGAGAAATAATAGTATTGTTTTTTGGCTTAGGCTCAAACCATCCCCTATCGTTAGAAGAGATTGGCGAGAAGTTTAACCTGACACGTGAACGTGTAAGACAAATTAAAGACAAGGCGCTTCAACGCTTGCGTCATACTTCGAGGAGCAAGATCTTAAAATCATATTTGGGATAA
- a CDS encoding helix-turn-helix domain-containing protein, which produces MPIIINLDVMLARRKMSLTELSERVGITMSNLSILKTGKAKAIRLETLEAICGVLDCQPGDILEFRSLADTEEGRC; this is translated from the coding sequence ATGCCAATAATTATAAATCTGGATGTAATGCTCGCCCGCCGGAAAATGTCGCTCACCGAACTGAGTGAGCGGGTAGGCATTACGATGTCCAATTTATCCATACTTAAAACCGGCAAGGCCAAGGCCATTCGCTTAGAAACCCTGGAGGCGATTTGTGGGGTACTGGATTGTCAACCCGGCGACATCCTCGAGTTCCGTTCGCTGGCTGATACCGAGGAGGGCAGGTGTTAA
- a CDS encoding MBL fold metallo-hydrolase gives MRVTFLGTGTSQGVPVIACNCEVCTSADKKNNRLRTSILLEANGKTIVVDSGPDFRYQLLRAQVKDLDAVLFTHEHKDHIAGLDDIRPFNYLLHKVIDVYATERVQAALKREFYYIFADTKYFGLPQINLHTVVNGQNFSIGENSIIPFEVMHHLLPITGYRIGDFTYITDAKTISDESFARISGTKTLVINALQKEPHVSHFTLGEAIQFAQKVGAEVTYLTHISHNLGLHEEVERGLPANIRLAYDGLKIEL, from the coding sequence ATGAGAGTTACTTTTCTAGGCACTGGTACATCGCAGGGCGTCCCTGTAATTGCGTGTAATTGCGAAGTTTGTACATCAGCAGATAAGAAGAACAACCGTTTAAGAACCTCGATTTTGCTTGAGGCAAACGGTAAAACCATTGTGGTTGATAGCGGCCCCGATTTCCGTTATCAACTTTTGAGGGCGCAAGTAAAAGATTTGGATGCCGTTTTGTTTACGCATGAGCATAAAGATCATATTGCCGGGTTAGACGATATCAGGCCGTTTAATTATTTGCTCCACAAGGTGATTGATGTATATGCAACTGAACGCGTGCAAGCGGCCTTGAAACGTGAGTTTTATTACATCTTTGCCGATACCAAATACTTCGGGCTTCCGCAAATTAACTTACATACCGTGGTTAACGGGCAAAATTTTTCTATAGGAGAAAATAGCATTATCCCCTTTGAAGTGATGCACCATTTGCTGCCTATTACCGGATACCGAATTGGCGATTTTACTTACATTACTGATGCTAAAACGATTTCTGATGAAAGTTTCGCCAGAATCAGCGGAACAAAAACGCTGGTAATTAATGCGCTTCAAAAAGAGCCGCACGTTTCTCACTTTACTTTAGGTGAAGCCATTCAGTTTGCTCAAAAGGTTGGTGCTGAGGTTACTTATCTTACGCATATCAGTCACAACCTGGGCTTGCACGAGGAAGTTGAAAGAGGTCTGCCAGCAAATATCAGGCTGGCTTATGATGGATTAAAAATAGAATTGTAA
- a CDS encoding NADPH-dependent F420 reductase, translating into MEIGIIGSGNIGSTLAGYLTKLGHEVLIANSRGPETLTEIVATTGAKAATAEQAASAKDLVILAIPQKAMVNLPIDILAASKAIVIDAGNYYPSRDGQIAEIANGATDSEWVAKVIGHPIIKAFNNIVAPSLASKGTSVGNANRIALSVAGDDTEQKQLVMKLIDEVGFDAIDGGLLSESWRQQPGEPAYCQDLDKEKLKSALQQADISKRAENLAAADEAARPYL; encoded by the coding sequence ATGGAAATAGGAATTATTGGATCTGGCAACATCGGAAGTACGCTTGCCGGATATTTAACAAAATTAGGTCATGAGGTTTTAATTGCAAACTCTCGGGGCCCCGAAACATTAACTGAAATCGTTGCAACAACAGGTGCAAAAGCGGCAACTGCTGAACAGGCTGCAAGTGCAAAAGACTTAGTTATACTTGCCATTCCACAAAAGGCAATGGTAAATTTACCCATTGATATTTTAGCTGCTTCTAAAGCCATCGTTATAGATGCGGGCAATTATTATCCATCACGCGATGGGCAGATTGCGGAGATTGCAAATGGAGCAACAGATAGCGAATGGGTGGCAAAAGTAATAGGTCATCCGATAATTAAGGCCTTTAATAATATTGTTGCGCCCAGCTTAGCATCAAAGGGGACATCTGTGGGTAATGCAAACCGAATTGCATTATCGGTTGCCGGCGACGATACCGAACAAAAACAGTTAGTGATGAAGCTGATTGACGAAGTCGGATTCGATGCCATCGATGGAGGTTTGCTTTCTGAATCGTGGAGACAACAACCCGGCGAACCTGCGTATTGTCAGGATCTGGACAAGGAAAAATTAAAATCTGCATTACAACAGGCCGACATCAGCAAGAGGGCTGAAAATCTTGCGGCGGCTGATGAAGCTGCAAGACCATATTTATAG
- a CDS encoding putative quinol monooxygenase, translated as MKLLKYLIGATATIALLIFLGSAISKHGSPKPQKVRLSKLIIDSAQLKNYKAILKEEIEASIAKEPGVYTLYAVFERNKPTHLTILEMYADEAAYQSHLKTPHFTKYKTATAKMVQALKLIDTDPLIPELKIK; from the coding sequence ATGAAACTCCTCAAGTATTTAATTGGTGCAACTGCCACCATCGCGCTCCTAATTTTTCTTGGCAGCGCCATAAGTAAACACGGTAGCCCTAAACCTCAAAAAGTGCGTTTGTCCAAATTAATTATCGACTCTGCCCAGCTCAAGAATTACAAAGCCATCCTTAAGGAAGAGATTGAAGCCTCAATAGCAAAGGAACCCGGCGTATATACCTTATATGCGGTGTTTGAACGCAACAAACCGACACATTTAACAATTCTGGAAATGTATGCAGATGAAGCCGCGTACCAAAGCCATCTAAAAACACCGCACTTTACTAAATACAAAACCGCTACCGCAAAAATGGTACAGGCACTTAAACTGATTGATACCGATCCGCTGATTCCCGAACTCAAGATTAAATAA
- the modA gene encoding molybdate ABC transporter substrate-binding protein, giving the protein MIQFNNSAQPLRVAVAANAQDVIKKLQVDFKKKTGITIEVIIGSSGKLTAQIMNGAPYDVFLSADTEFPAKLYAAGFGSEKPKIYALGSLIICGNTKGDIKNWQKLITSPQTTKLAIANPKTAPYGKAAKESLEFYKLKDWVEKKLVYGESISQVNTYIQTGVVNVGFTTEAFLYENSDKSKLKWTRVDTKTYSALTQSVILLKHPKGNQLAQATKFYDYLSSASARKIITANGYHLPKQN; this is encoded by the coding sequence ATGATTCAATTTAACAATTCTGCGCAGCCTTTGCGAGTTGCTGTTGCAGCTAATGCGCAAGATGTAATCAAAAAGCTGCAAGTCGATTTTAAAAAGAAAACAGGAATAACGATAGAGGTAATTATTGGTTCATCGGGCAAATTAACTGCTCAAATAATGAATGGGGCGCCATATGATGTTTTCCTTTCGGCCGATACAGAATTTCCGGCGAAATTGTATGCTGCAGGTTTTGGCTCGGAGAAACCGAAAATTTACGCCCTCGGCAGCTTGATTATTTGTGGAAACACGAAAGGCGATATCAAAAATTGGCAGAAGCTGATCACTTCGCCCCAAACAACGAAGCTTGCCATCGCTAACCCCAAAACGGCACCTTACGGAAAGGCAGCAAAAGAAAGCTTAGAATTTTATAAGTTGAAAGATTGGGTTGAAAAAAAACTGGTTTATGGCGAGAGCATTTCGCAGGTAAATACCTACATTCAAACCGGCGTGGTGAATGTGGGGTTTACAACAGAAGCGTTTTTATATGAAAATAGCGACAAATCGAAATTAAAATGGACAAGGGTTGATACAAAAACTTACTCAGCCCTAACACAATCAGTCATCTTGCTTAAGCACCCAAAAGGAAACCAGTTGGCGCAGGCCACTAAATTTTACGATTACTTATCATCTGCTTCTGCCCGAAAAATAATTACAGCCAATGGTTATCACCTCCCAAAACAGAATTAA
- the modB gene encoding molybdate ABC transporter permease subunit encodes MDLEPIWLSLRLALLTTILLLFIGIPIAYRLSRKQNLFKIIIEALITMPLVLPPSVLGFYLLLAFSPNNALGNWLRETFDLQLVFSFKGLVFASILYSLPFMISPIKTAFAHLPRSIAEASYTMGKSRLRTFFAVLLPNIKSSVFTAAVLTFAHTLGEFGVVLMIGGNIPGETKVASIAIYDSVETMDYASANNYAFILFSITFVIVVGVFIFNRSAVKNPFE; translated from the coding sequence ATGGATTTAGAACCGATTTGGCTCAGTTTAAGGTTGGCGTTGTTGACTACTATTTTGTTGCTTTTTATTGGCATTCCGATTGCTTATCGGCTTTCGCGTAAGCAGAATTTGTTTAAGATCATCATCGAAGCGCTAATTACAATGCCTTTGGTGCTTCCGCCTTCCGTATTGGGCTTTTACCTGCTGTTGGCCTTTAGTCCGAATAATGCACTTGGCAATTGGTTGCGAGAAACCTTCGATCTTCAACTCGTGTTTTCATTTAAAGGACTGGTTTTTGCCTCTATTCTGTACAGTCTGCCCTTTATGATCAGCCCTATTAAAACAGCATTTGCGCACCTGCCGAGGTCTATTGCCGAAGCTTCGTATACCATGGGGAAGTCTCGCTTGCGCACTTTTTTTGCCGTATTACTACCCAATATTAAATCGTCGGTTTTTACCGCCGCCGTGCTCACGTTTGCACATACCTTGGGCGAATTCGGTGTGGTGTTAATGATTGGCGGTAACATTCCCGGCGAAACCAAAGTTGCCTCTATCGCCATTTACGATTCCGTAGAAACAATGGATTATGCCTCGGCCAACAACTACGCGTTCATCTTATTCTCCATCACTTTCGTTATCGTCGTTGGTGTTTTTATTTTTAACAGAAGCGCAGTCAAAAATCCATTCGAATGA
- a CDS encoding sulfate/molybdate ABC transporter ATP-binding protein, translating into MINIEVVKRTKTKWLTFELNVNTKFERNAVTQILGPSGIGKTTLLKIIAGLVDPDEGSIMVGDDVWFDADQKYSKKVQERNVGFVFQDYALFPNMTVLQHLRYGSDDEIYIDRLLKIGEMEAFKHSYPKQLSGGQQQRLAILRALSTKPSLLLMDEPFSALDQQLKGRLIGNLQSLFAELEMTVLLVTHTEIDITGGFRFEMGL; encoded by the coding sequence ATGATCAATATTGAGGTTGTTAAACGCACAAAAACCAAATGGCTCACTTTTGAACTCAACGTAAATACCAAATTTGAGCGCAATGCCGTTACGCAGATTTTAGGCCCCTCGGGCATCGGAAAAACGACCTTGTTAAAAATAATCGCCGGATTGGTCGATCCAGATGAAGGCAGCATTATGGTTGGCGACGATGTTTGGTTTGATGCTGATCAGAAATATTCAAAAAAGGTGCAGGAAAGAAATGTAGGCTTCGTGTTTCAGGATTATGCCCTTTTCCCCAACATGACAGTTTTACAGCACCTGCGTTATGGAAGCGATGACGAAATTTATATTGATCGATTGTTGAAAATAGGCGAGATGGAAGCGTTTAAGCACAGCTATCCGAAGCAGCTTTCGGGCGGGCAGCAACAGCGATTAGCCATTTTACGGGCGCTTTCTACCAAGCCAAGTTTGCTTTTAATGGATGAGCCATTTTCGGCACTCGATCAACAGCTGAAAGGCCGATTAATCGGTAACTTGCAATCCCTTTTTGCAGAACTGGAAATGACCGTTTTGCTCGTAACACACACGGAAATTGATATAACTGGTGGTTTTAGATTCGAAATGGGGTTGTAG
- a CDS encoding peptide-methionine (S)-S-oxide reductase: MDEVGLGGSCHWCTEAIFLSVKGVIDVKQGWISSLGEATAFSEAILLRYNPEIISLKQLIAIHLHTHSCTSNHTMREKYRSAVYVTDEGQIDDVRQIISELQSDFEQPIITRALKINEFKLNKPEYLDYYYSNPSRGFCENIINPKLKVLLDKFSKLADRDKIGDI, translated from the coding sequence ATGGACGAAGTAGGTTTGGGCGGCAGTTGCCATTGGTGCACGGAGGCAATATTTTTATCGGTTAAAGGCGTTATCGATGTAAAACAGGGTTGGATTTCATCGCTGGGCGAAGCAACGGCGTTTTCGGAAGCCATTTTGCTGCGCTATAATCCTGAAATAATATCGTTAAAACAGCTGATAGCAATTCATTTGCATACGCACAGCTGCACGTCAAACCACACGATGCGTGAGAAATACAGATCGGCAGTGTATGTTACGGATGAGGGACAAATTGACGATGTTCGACAGATTATAAGTGAATTGCAGTCTGATTTCGAACAGCCAATTATAACCAGAGCTTTGAAAATAAATGAATTTAAATTGAACAAGCCCGAGTATCTGGATTATTACTATTCCAATCCGAGTCGGGGATTTTGTGAAAACATCATTAATCCGAAACTTAAGGTGCTTCTTGATAAATTTTCAAAACTGGCCGATAGGGATAAAATTGGGGATATTTGA
- a CDS encoding efflux RND transporter periplasmic adaptor subunit, with translation MKRVFISLAMCALLYTTACTPKPEEKEEVVSYAVTSPLTIDTSFTKEYVSQIKSVRNIEVRALEKGYLQNIYVDEGQHVRAGQVLFKIMPKMAQAELLKAQAETKAAEIELENTKLLTDKNVVSKNELAMAKAKLQSANAETTLAKFHLTNTEIKAPFDGTIDRIPLKLGSLVDEGALLTSLSDNSQVFAYFNVSEPEYLNYQAATKQKGQQEVGLLLANNTLLKSKGKVEVIESEFDSETGNIAFRARFNNTDNLLRNGETGKIQMVVPLKNALVIPQKATYDIQDKTFVFVIDKNNKVHAQAITIAGELPDLYIVGDGITSSDKILLEGVQKVKDDDKIAYKFQQPQEVIKQLRLKTE, from the coding sequence ATGAAAAGAGTTTTCATTTCCCTAGCCATGTGTGCCTTACTTTACACTACCGCTTGCACGCCGAAACCGGAAGAAAAAGAAGAAGTGGTTTCGTATGCGGTTACTTCGCCGCTAACCATAGACACATCGTTTACCAAAGAGTACGTTTCGCAGATCAAATCTGTGCGCAACATCGAAGTAAGAGCACTTGAAAAAGGCTATTTACAAAACATTTATGTAGACGAAGGCCAACATGTGCGGGCCGGGCAGGTGCTATTTAAAATTATGCCCAAAATGGCGCAGGCTGAGCTGTTAAAGGCACAAGCCGAAACCAAAGCCGCAGAAATAGAGCTTGAGAACACCAAATTACTTACCGATAAAAATGTAGTCTCGAAGAATGAACTTGCCATGGCAAAAGCCAAACTGCAATCGGCCAATGCAGAAACTACGCTTGCCAAATTTCATTTAACGAACACCGAAATCAAAGCACCATTTGACGGAACGATCGATCGCATTCCACTTAAGTTGGGCAGCCTGGTAGATGAGGGAGCGTTGTTGACCAGTCTTTCTGATAATAGCCAGGTTTTCGCTTATTTTAACGTTTCAGAGCCCGAATATTTAAATTATCAGGCCGCTACAAAACAAAAAGGACAACAAGAGGTGGGCTTGCTGCTTGCCAATAACACGCTGTTAAAATCGAAAGGTAAAGTAGAGGTGATTGAAAGCGAGTTCGACAGCGAAACCGGAAACATTGCTTTCAGAGCACGCTTTAACAATACTGATAACCTGTTGAGAAACGGTGAAACCGGCAAAATTCAAATGGTTGTTCCGTTGAAAAACGCATTGGTCATCCCTCAAAAAGCAACTTACGATATTCAGGATAAAACTTTCGTCTTCGTAATCGATAAAAACAATAAGGTACATGCTCAAGCCATTACCATTGCCGGCGAGCTGCCAGATTTATACATCGTTGGCGACGGCATCACAAGCAGCGATAAAATTTTATTAGAGGGCGTGCAGAAAGTTAAAGATGATGATAAGATCGCTTATAAATTCCAGCAGCCACAGGAAGTGATCAAGCAATTGAGATTGAAAACCGAATAA